The Salvelinus namaycush isolate Seneca chromosome 16, SaNama_1.0, whole genome shotgun sequence genome has a segment encoding these proteins:
- the LOC120061194 gene encoding specifically androgen-regulated gene protein-like isoform X2, with protein sequence MFLESTIESLEMEEDSGLSNDEPDPSSLVAKHDHLSIGQTRLEDVSKLQHDDSGRDRKSYLNCRVPTPLLLANGLASIQLKVTGATTHSSVPTAAIEPKAPLVATQPRTPGAVTDLKPQKVITEPTVPEVVTDPKAPKIATVPKTSELSSDIKAPGLATITKVPVVSTESKTSKTTPSLATSDLPTDDSVDNMPKGVSVDSKPAKCNTKVPSELDLKLIPPPSDFRDDELEEESDPPVPAELRGPLTYSELEQLRRQVSMKRAAPASPGAQDAPPSKPCVDLPVSTQALPSPSDVLPTPIPDALEPKSRPAVAPKPKRLPSNIILKSHKLDSHPGPSPIGRSMIDPQKVRREALRKLGLLKTEDGDSGPVVSSKSRKSWAPPPSHSLVTTQTKASAQIPTPAPVPAITLTPVPAPALTPALVPAPVSATTPAPPTTSAPVPIPATTPAPVPAQFSDNAKALPSPATLPSPPKHIPPHIGVKSATLERSGKGLSSYMVSNASLRANQGPKVALSPGNLRNSRPRPASLGTGKDFVNVQGEASHPQPGHGESQNKLPRSHGISVLICPNSKSGEDRREALKKLGLMGD encoded by the exons ATGTTTCTAGAGTCCACCATTGAGTCCCTGGAGATGGAGGAGGACAGTGGCCTgtccaatgatgaaccagacccCAGCAGCCTGGTAGCCAAACATGACCACCTCTCTATCGGACAGACTAGACTGGAGG ATGTATCAAAACTCCAGCATGACGACTCAGGAAGAGATCGGAAGTCCTATCTGAACTGCCGAGTGCCTACACCACTTCTTCTGGCAAATGGCCTTGCCAGTATCCAGCTCAAAGTCACAGGGGCAACCACCCATTCCAGTGTCCCAACTGCAGCAATTGAGCCCAAAGCCCCATTAGTAGCAACCCAGCCGAGAACCCCAGGGGCAGTCACTGATCTGAAACCCCAAAAGGTAATCACTGAACCCACAGTCCCAGAAGTAGTCACAGACCCTAAAGCTCCAAAGATAGCAACTGTGCCCAAGACCTCAGAGTTGTCTTCTGACATCAAAGCTCCTGGGTTGGCCACTATCACAAAGGTTCCGGTGGTGTCCACTGAATCTAAAACCTCCAAAACAACCCCTTCATTAGCCACGTCAGATTTACCCACAGATGATTCTGTGGACAACATGCCTAAAGGAGTCTCTGTAGACAGCAAGCCTGCGAAGTGCAACACTAAGGTTCCGTCTGAGCTGGATCTGAAGCTGATTCCCCCTCCCTCAGACTTCAGGGATGATGAGCTAGAGGAAGAGAGTGATCCTCCAGTGCCTGCAGAACTCAGAGGTCCTCTGACCTACAGTGAGCTGGAGCAACTACGCAGGCAGGTCTCCATGAAGAGAGCTGCACCAGCCTCCCCTGGAGCCCAAGATGCACCACCTTCTAAACCCTGTGTTGATCTGCCTGTCAGTACCCAAGCACTACCCTCCCCCTCAGATGTCCTACCCACCCCCATTCCTGATGCCCTGGAACCAAAGAGCCGGCCTGCTGTGGCCCCTAAGCCCAAGAGGCTTCCCTCCAACATCATCCTGAAGTCTCACAAGTTAGACAGTCACCCAGGCCCCTCGCCCATTGGCAGGTCAATGATTGACCCCCAGAAGGTGCGCAGGGAGGCCCTACGGAAGCTTGGGCTCCTGAAGACTGAGGATGGAGACTCAGGCCCTGTTGTTTCATCCAAATCCAGGAAGTCATGGGCACCCCCTCCTTCTCACAGCCTGGTTACCACCCAGACCAAAGCCTCAGCCCAAATCCCTACCCCAGCTCCAGTCCCAGCCATCACCCTTACCCCAGTTCCTGCCCCAGCACTAACTCCAGCACTAGTCCCAGCCCCAGTTTCAGCGACTACCCCAGCCCCTCCCACTACCTCAGCCCCAGTCCCCATCCCAGCcactaccccagccccagtcccagcccaaTTCAGTGACAATGCCAAAGCTCTGCCCTCACCTGCTACACTTCCTTCACCACCCAAGCATATTCCCCCTCACATAGGGGTCAAATCAGCGACTCTGGAGCGCTCCGGCAAGGGCCTGAGCAGCTACATGGTCAGTAATGCCTCCCTCAGGGCCAACCAAGGTCCCAAAGTTGCACTGTCCCCTGGCAACCTGCGCAACTCTAGACCCCGCCCCGCCTCCCTAGGAACTGGGAAAGACTTTGTGAATGTTCAGGGTGAGGCCTCCCACCCCCAGCCAGGTCATGGGGAGTCCCAGAACAAGCTGCCCCGCTCCCATGGCATCAGTGTGCTCATCTGCCCCAACAGCAAGAGTGGAGAGGACCGACGGGAGGCCCTGAAGAAGCTAGGACTGATGGGGGACTGA
- the LOC120061194 gene encoding specifically androgen-regulated gene protein-like isoform X1 → MAKSDTWPGGVAMESLINMDSAGSYDSVVSMNSGFSDDSLEYLSVEERACLMFLESTIESLEMEEDSGLSNDEPDPSSLVAKHDHLSIGQTRLEDVSKLQHDDSGRDRKSYLNCRVPTPLLLANGLASIQLKVTGATTHSSVPTAAIEPKAPLVATQPRTPGAVTDLKPQKVITEPTVPEVVTDPKAPKIATVPKTSELSSDIKAPGLATITKVPVVSTESKTSKTTPSLATSDLPTDDSVDNMPKGVSVDSKPAKCNTKVPSELDLKLIPPPSDFRDDELEEESDPPVPAELRGPLTYSELEQLRRQVSMKRAAPASPGAQDAPPSKPCVDLPVSTQALPSPSDVLPTPIPDALEPKSRPAVAPKPKRLPSNIILKSHKLDSHPGPSPIGRSMIDPQKVRREALRKLGLLKTEDGDSGPVVSSKSRKSWAPPPSHSLVTTQTKASAQIPTPAPVPAITLTPVPAPALTPALVPAPVSATTPAPPTTSAPVPIPATTPAPVPAQFSDNAKALPSPATLPSPPKHIPPHIGVKSATLERSGKGLSSYMVSNASLRANQGPKVALSPGNLRNSRPRPASLGTGKDFVNVQGEASHPQPGHGESQNKLPRSHGISVLICPNSKSGEDRREALKKLGLMGD, encoded by the exons agTGATGACAGTCTGGAGTACCTCTCTGTTGAGGAGCGGGCGTGCCTCATGTTTCTAGAGTCCACCATTGAGTCCCTGGAGATGGAGGAGGACAGTGGCCTgtccaatgatgaaccagacccCAGCAGCCTGGTAGCCAAACATGACCACCTCTCTATCGGACAGACTAGACTGGAGG ATGTATCAAAACTCCAGCATGACGACTCAGGAAGAGATCGGAAGTCCTATCTGAACTGCCGAGTGCCTACACCACTTCTTCTGGCAAATGGCCTTGCCAGTATCCAGCTCAAAGTCACAGGGGCAACCACCCATTCCAGTGTCCCAACTGCAGCAATTGAGCCCAAAGCCCCATTAGTAGCAACCCAGCCGAGAACCCCAGGGGCAGTCACTGATCTGAAACCCCAAAAGGTAATCACTGAACCCACAGTCCCAGAAGTAGTCACAGACCCTAAAGCTCCAAAGATAGCAACTGTGCCCAAGACCTCAGAGTTGTCTTCTGACATCAAAGCTCCTGGGTTGGCCACTATCACAAAGGTTCCGGTGGTGTCCACTGAATCTAAAACCTCCAAAACAACCCCTTCATTAGCCACGTCAGATTTACCCACAGATGATTCTGTGGACAACATGCCTAAAGGAGTCTCTGTAGACAGCAAGCCTGCGAAGTGCAACACTAAGGTTCCGTCTGAGCTGGATCTGAAGCTGATTCCCCCTCCCTCAGACTTCAGGGATGATGAGCTAGAGGAAGAGAGTGATCCTCCAGTGCCTGCAGAACTCAGAGGTCCTCTGACCTACAGTGAGCTGGAGCAACTACGCAGGCAGGTCTCCATGAAGAGAGCTGCACCAGCCTCCCCTGGAGCCCAAGATGCACCACCTTCTAAACCCTGTGTTGATCTGCCTGTCAGTACCCAAGCACTACCCTCCCCCTCAGATGTCCTACCCACCCCCATTCCTGATGCCCTGGAACCAAAGAGCCGGCCTGCTGTGGCCCCTAAGCCCAAGAGGCTTCCCTCCAACATCATCCTGAAGTCTCACAAGTTAGACAGTCACCCAGGCCCCTCGCCCATTGGCAGGTCAATGATTGACCCCCAGAAGGTGCGCAGGGAGGCCCTACGGAAGCTTGGGCTCCTGAAGACTGAGGATGGAGACTCAGGCCCTGTTGTTTCATCCAAATCCAGGAAGTCATGGGCACCCCCTCCTTCTCACAGCCTGGTTACCACCCAGACCAAAGCCTCAGCCCAAATCCCTACCCCAGCTCCAGTCCCAGCCATCACCCTTACCCCAGTTCCTGCCCCAGCACTAACTCCAGCACTAGTCCCAGCCCCAGTTTCAGCGACTACCCCAGCCCCTCCCACTACCTCAGCCCCAGTCCCCATCCCAGCcactaccccagccccagtcccagcccaaTTCAGTGACAATGCCAAAGCTCTGCCCTCACCTGCTACACTTCCTTCACCACCCAAGCATATTCCCCCTCACATAGGGGTCAAATCAGCGACTCTGGAGCGCTCCGGCAAGGGCCTGAGCAGCTACATGGTCAGTAATGCCTCCCTCAGGGCCAACCAAGGTCCCAAAGTTGCACTGTCCCCTGGCAACCTGCGCAACTCTAGACCCCGCCCCGCCTCCCTAGGAACTGGGAAAGACTTTGTGAATGTTCAGGGTGAGGCCTCCCACCCCCAGCCAGGTCATGGGGAGTCCCAGAACAAGCTGCCCCGCTCCCATGGCATCAGTGTGCTCATCTGCCCCAACAGCAAGAGTGGAGAGGACCGACGGGAGGCCCTGAAGAAGCTAGGACTGATGGGGGACTGA